Proteins encoded within one genomic window of Prinia subflava isolate CZ2003 ecotype Zambia unplaced genomic scaffold, Cam_Psub_1.2 scaffold_53_NEW, whole genome shotgun sequence:
- the ACVR1B gene encoding activin receptor type-1B, which produces MAARAPRFPRAPPAARRSPPPPAALLLALLLLLAGPLGGARALTCLCSDCKQANSTCETDGACMVSVFNLDGVKHHVRTCIPEAKLIPAGKPFYCLSSEDLRNTHCCYSDFCNKIDLMVPSGHLKDNEPPSSWGPVELVAVIAGPVFLVFVVMIIVVFVFHHHQRVYHNRQRLDMEDPSCEMCLSKDKTLQDLVYDLSTSGSGSGLPLFVQRTVARTIVLQEIIGKGRFGEVWRGRWRGGDVAVKIFSSREERSWFREAEIYQTVMLRHENILGFIAADNKDNGTWTQLWLVSDYHEHGSLFDYLNRYTVTIEGMIKLALSAASGLAHLHMEIVGTQGKPGIAHRDLKSKNILVKKNGTCAIADLGLAVRHDSVTDTIDIAPNQRVGTKRYMAPEVLDETINMKHFDSFKCADIYALGLVYWEIARRCNAGGIHEEYQLPYYDLVPSDPSIEEMRKVVCDQKLRPNIPNWWQSYEALRVMGKMMRECWYANGAARLTALRIKKTLSQLSVQEDVKI; this is translated from the exons ATGGCCGCCCGGGCCCCCCGCTTCCCTCGGGCTcctcccgccgcccgccgctccccgccgcctcccgccgccctCCTGCTcgccctgctcctgctcctggccgGGCCGCTCGGCGGGGCCCGCG CTTTGACATGTCTGTGCTCTGACTGCAAACAAGCCAACTCCACGTGTGAGACGGACGGCGCCTGCATGGTCTCGGTGTTCAACCTGGATGGAGTCAAACACCACGTTCGGACCTGCATCCCTGAGGCAAAACTGATCCCTGCTGGGAAACCCTTCTATTGTCTGAGCTCAGAGGATCTGCGTAATACTCACTGCTGCTACTCCGATTTTTGCAACAAAATTGATTTAATGGTTCCCAGTG GACACCTGAAAGACAACGAGCCCCCCTCAAGCTGGGGTCCCGTGGAGCTGGTGGCGGTGATCGCCGGGCCCGTGTTCCTCGTGTTTGTTGTCATGATCATCGTGGTGTTCGTGTTCCACCACCACCAACGGGTCTATCACAACCGCCAGCGGCTCGACATGGAGGACCCTTCTTGTGAAATGTGCCTTTCCAAGGACAAGACCTTGCAAGATCTGGTCTATGATCTCTCCACCTCCGGCTCCGGCTCAG GCTTGCCTCTGTTTGTCCAGCGCACCGTGGCTCGGACGATCGTGCTCCAGGAGATCATCGGCAAGGGCCGCTTCGGGGAGGTGTGGCGGGGCAGGTGGCGCGGAGGGGACGTGGCCGTGAAGATCTTCTCCTCCCGTGAGGAGCGCTCGTGGTTCAGGGAGGCAGAGATCTATCAGACCGTGATGCTGCGGCACGAGAACATCCTGGGCTTCATCGCTGCGGACAACAAAG ATAACGGGACGTGGACTCAGCTGTGGCTGGTCTCTGACTACCACGAGCACGGCTCTCTCTTTGACTACCTGAACCGCTACACAGTGACCATCGAGGGCATGATCAAGCTGGCCCTGTCTGCTGCCAGCGGGCTGGCCCACCTGCACATGGAGATCGTGGGCACTCAGG GAAAACCTGGGATCGCTCACAGGGACCTGAAATCCAAGAACATCTTGGTGAAGAAGAACGGCACGTGTGCCATCGCTGACCTGGGCCTGGCCGTGCGGCACGACTCCGTCACCGACACCATCGACATCGCGCCGAACCAAAGGGTCGGCACCAAACG ATACATGGCCCCAGAAGTCTTGGATGAAACCATCAACATGAAACATTTTGATTCATTTAAATGTGCCGATATCTACGCCTTGGGCTTGGTGTACTGGGAGATTGCCCGAAGGTGCAATGCAGGAG gtaTCCATGAGGAGTATCAGCTTCCCTACTACGACCTTGTACCCTCTGATCCTTCCATTGAGGAGATGCGCAAGGTCGTGTGTGACCAGAAATTACGGCCAAACATCCCAAACTGGTGGCAGAGCTACGAG GCACTCCGGGTGATGGGCAAGATGATGCGGGAGTGCTGGTACGCCAACGGAGCGGCTCGGCTCACCGCCCTCCGCATCAAGAAAaccctctcccagctcagtgtccaGGAAGATGTGAAAATTTAG